Below is a window of Osmia bicornis bicornis chromosome 8, iOsmBic2.1, whole genome shotgun sequence DNA.
GAATATTTCGTTCTTCTTTTCTCCACATTTAATGGGAAGTTCGATGCAGGGTTCAGTATTTAATGTAGACACATTCAATGTCTTCATCAGTAGCCTCATACCACTTAAGTGTTCCGTTTTAACGACAGATTTTGTGACCTGtttcttctgtttctttgTGTCTTTGGCAGACATCTCGACGAGTTTAGCTATATTCAGTACTCGAATATCTTGTGCAGTTAGGAATACTTCAAAGTCTCGTTCCAGGGTCTGTTTGATTTCAACAGCCATCATAGAATCCATTCCAAGTTCAGCTAAGGAAGTGCTCTGACTCACTGTCTTCAGGTCCTTTATACCTAAAGACAAAAACAAGAGCTTACAAGTTTTGTTCTGCATAATAATTTAAGGATAAAGATGGATATGTACTCATGATATTCATCACTGCTTCTAGAACGTTACTAGCCTCACTGGCACTAGGACGTTTCTCTGCAACTACCATGCTAGCCACAATAGGTCTGCTCTGCGATAAAAATTTATCCAATTCCTCCAAACACGAGGACACCTTCTGTTGTAACGTCCCACCAATTATGAGCTCCTGTTTGTTTTCCCACATCTCTGCAGCTAGACCAACTTCTCCTATGACTCCCCATTCAATAGCCATACCTGGCAGACCTTCCTCTACCCTCTTCTCGCAGATCCTCTCTGACACAGAGTTACCCATGCCATAATTTGTCTGTCCATTCATTCCTCTTCCACaagaaagggaagaaaataCCACAAAGTGGCGAAGCTTTGGACAAATCTTCCTGGAGACCTCATCCAGTTTCTTAGTAATCCCAGCCTTTGGCTTCATGCTCTCTTCAAAGTTCTTCTCAGTCTGGTTTACAATTAGACAATCTTTCAATATAGCTGCAAGGTTGAAGATGCCATCCACTGGTGCCTGTTTCTCTGCTGACCTCAGAGTAAACTCGCAGTCGTTCGTTTTTGAAAGATCCACACCAGAGATTATTAGAACCTTCACTCCATACGATTTCCATGTTTCTGTCCTCATTCTTTGGTAGCCGTTCTTAATACCACCGCGTGATACTATTACTAGATTCATAGCCCCACGTATAACTAACCAGTCAGCTACTTCTAGACCCAATCCACCTAATCCTCCCACGATTACATAACTCTTGTTTGGTGATGCGTTGAATCGCGGGTAAGCGGATATTGGGGTGTTTAAGGGTTCCTTTTCATCCCCCACTTTGATTAAAATCTGTGGACAAACTTTGGAAATGTAGATTCTTTAAACAATGCAAATATAAATAACGGCAATTAAGTTAATTGAAACAATCACCTTTCCAATATGTTTTCCAGCTGCCATGTACCTGAATGCGTCCTCTACTTGATGTTTCTCAAAGCATTTTCTGATCAAAGGCTTGACAGCCTTGGAGTGTAAGTAACTGTTAACAAAATGATGCAGCTCCTCTTGTAGTTTGGGTATAACACCATTGATCATGCTGTCCAGCATGATCCCATGGAAGCTAATTTCCTTTAAGAATATCTCCATTCCCAGTGGATTGTTAGAAGCCAGATCGAATTTGCCAATTTCTAGAAAACGACCTCGGTAACACAAACATCTAACCGATGCCAGAAGCTTGTCCTCGGATAAGGAATTCAAAACAATGTCTACTCCTTTGCCATTCGTCTGTTTCATCACCATCTGTTCGAAACTTGTGTCTCGAGAGTTGCCAATATGATCATCATCGATACTGGGGAACGTTTCTCTGATGAATTTACGTTTTTCAGGTGTTCCCACCGTGGTGAAGACTTCGCATCCTTCGGCGAGAGCGATGTTGATGGCAGCTTGACCCACTGCGCCACTACCACTGTGGATCAACACTTTTTCGCCTTTTCTCAACTTTCCAAAATGGAAAAATGCATAGAAGACTGTGAAATAGGCGCTTGGAACAGTTGCTGCATCCTCCAGTGACCATTCATCTGGCACTGGCCAGAGATTGAAATTCCCAGCAGTAACAAGGTTGGTGATTGCCCTGAAGAACAagatcatttatttaaaaaatattctattggATAGATTACGTGTAAAATGAATCTTACCTGCTGTCGACGAATCCCATCACTCGACGTCCATTTGAGTCTATCCCACTGAACTCGAATCCAATCAGACAATCTCTCATCAGTCTGTCTTTCGTGATGGCCTCTGGCATCAGTTTACCAGTAGCCAACATCACGTCTCTGAAGTTCAGAGATGAATACACCACCTTCACAAGATTCTTGTCACCCGGTTGGATCGCACCTTGCATCCATCGGATGGAACTCAAGTCGCCTCTTACCTatgaaacaattttaaataagtttCAAAGATTATGGCTGTGAATATTGTACATTTACTCACTTTTAAGTTGGCATAGCCATGAAAAACTGGAATTGAGTTCAATGGAGGGTAAGGTACGTGCCTGTACGTGCCCCAGATCTTGCCTGGTCTCAAAATGTTTATAGCAATGTCAATATCAAGCTGCTTGGCATAAAATGGATCGTTCAATGAAAACTTTGGAGCATTCTTATCTTGAATTATTACTGCCTTTGCAATTTCACCGTTGGGTTCTCTTCTCAAGCACTTGATCAAGCCCAAGGCACCGTTTTCCAGGTCACCCTCTCCTACTAAGACTAATCTCACCGTCTCATTGTTCTCTCGTTCCTCATAATTCTTCAAGGTCTCCTTCACTTTCCCCAGCCAGCTAAATTCATTGTTGTTCACATACACGACTTCTGTCCTCTGAGGGGGCTTCTCCTGTTTCTTCAGTAATAAGAGTGTCTCATCGTTGAGACTCTTCTCCAGTACAATGTTCAGCCCACACCTCTGCAGATACAAATAAGCGTTGTTGTTGATCATAGTTTCTCGAATTAGAATGAAACCATAGTCTGTGATCGCGAGCAAAAGTTGCTCGAGAATATCGTGTCTCTTCTTTGAGAAGATGTTATAGGCAGCTGCCATGAAGATGCTACCGTCTTCAGGCAATTTGTTCGGTTCTATGATAGTAACATTCTCTGGTAGTGATATTTTCTCACATCTTTTTGATTCTGCAGCCAAAACCATATTTAGACGAAACATTGGTAAATCCCCTAACACTTTTACGAAGACAGGAGCCAAAACTTCCTCGTCGAGTATATCGTCATCATGATTAACTAGTTCCATGATCTTTGCATTGGGTATTATGTTACTGTCTAAAGCAAGATGAGTTGATAGAACGATCATCTCCTCCAGGGAGGTCTGTGCTTTGTCGCGGTTGGGCACGAACTTGTATTCCTCCAAAACTGGAACCGCCATCAGCTTACGTCTTTGAATAGCGCTGGCTTTTAATCCTCGTATCTCTATACCACCAGATATTACCGCGTCGTAGTCGTTGTACACCTGTACTGAGAATTCTgcaaaatcatatttttaattaatgaaagcAATTTTGATATCAGATACAATGAAGTTGACacaatatttataatgaaCCATTAGTATCGTCAGTGAAGCAGCGAATTTTATCATTGTGCAATTTAACATCTATCACCAGCTTCTGTATCGCTGTGGGTACGTATAGAGCTCTGGTATCGATGCCCAACAATTTGATTTGTAACATGTTGTCCATAAAAGCAGCCCAGTTCTTCATCCAAGCGATACGTCCTCTTGTTCCCTTGATCGAAGCGCTCTTTAGGGCACGGAACAGCCCAGTGTAGTCATACCCACGGAGTTTCAGTTCTTTGTAGATATCTTTCTCGGTCAAGGCTTCCTCGTCGTCGATCTCTGTTAAGAACAGCGGCGCGATCTTTTCTTGCGACGGATTCGTCAGTTTACGAATTGTTCCTGATACTACTGTCGAGGAGCCTTCAGAGATCTCAAACTTTCCAGAACCTGAGGATTTATCAAATTAACATATTTGTCCTCATAAGAGTTAACATAACATAAGAAAGCCCACCTTTTTGAACCATTATTGTTAATTGAACGCTACCATTCGCTGGGATGGTGGTTGCACGTTCAAATTTGATGTTCTCAAACATAACTGGCACCTCATCGTACAACTTTCCTTCCAGTAAACTAATTGTTTCCCAGACTAAGATTAGATATCCTGTAGCTGGAACTAGATTTCTCCCGTCGATTATGTGGTGCATCATGTACTCGTAGTTCTCATCTTTAAGAGCGATTTCAACTGTTCGTTCCGATGTGGTTATTCTCTGACGTTGCGAATAGACTGGTACGAACCAGTCCTCGGAATGTTCCCACCTGAAACATGATGGGCTCTCATTAAACAATTTCTACTATTTAGAATGTCGAGATACCAAAATTATTACTTTGTTACTCACCTTATGTGAGGAGAGATCATGGGTGTCCCACGGCTGACAGGAAACTCAACGTGTGGGTAAATGTTTGCAAGCTGCGGCTGCAATCCGCAATTATAAACCTTCCCAAGAGCTTGCAAGAAGAACTCAGCATTGTCTTTGTGGCCACGTTGGGTTAGGGGTACATTGGTCACATTAGGGTCTAAGGACCTCTTCAAAATCGCTTGTAAGAGACCATGAGGCGCTATCTCTATGGTTATCGCATCAGCTGGTATCATGGTCGCGGTTTCCGCGAATAACACAGAGTTCAATAAATTATTGGTGTGATACTCGGCTGAGGAGTATTTGGCAGCTGGTGATGACCATTGATTACGTGGCACAGAGGTGCTCAGCCATTTGGAGCTTCGTGGTCTGGCTTCTGGTATCACTTTTCTCAAGTAGGCCAACAATTTTGGTCCTGCTTCAGCTATGTAACGACTATGGTAGGCGATGTTGCTGCATGGTACTTCCTTTGCAAAGATCTTATTGGCCTGAAACGTTCCATTGTCATTGATGAATTTAGAATTTACTGAATACCTCAATTTCAAATTATGATATGGATTATACAATGTGATTCTCTCGGAGCGCAACACAATAGCCgccccgcacaatggaaccctgctGTGTTTGCGGGCAAAAAGACCCAGGAGGTCAAGTCGCCAGACCCAAGTCTTGGGTCCTCGACTTGACCTCCTGGGTCTTTTTGCCCGCAAACACagcagggttccattgtgTGGGACGGCTATTGTGTTGCGctgcgagagaatcaccctgtaccTGTAACTTGGCAACGAACTCCTTCATGGATTCAGCGGGACCA
It encodes the following:
- the LOC114880134 gene encoding fatty acid synthase; the encoded protein is MSCNMQVDAMKVNYAATEPGEEVVITGIAGRFPECNNVMELKANLLNKKDLVTENYSRWRLDHAEIPRDGGKLTGLSKFDAIFFGVHYKQAHTLDPMCRMLLEHSYEALIDAGINPRQLRGTNTAVVIGSCISESEKTWFYEKLQANGFGITGCSRAMLANRISYFLGLHGPSYAIDTACSSSLFALDHAYRMIRTGICDTVIVGGSNLCLHPYVSLQFARLGVLSSDCRCKSFDARANGYVRSEAVSVIVLQKAKNARRIYAQVVYTKTNCDGYKEQGITFPASEVQKMLLRDFYNECKIPPTILSYLEAHGTGTSVGDPEELNAISSIFCQGRKTPLKMGSIKSNMGHTEPASGLCSVAKIVIAMETGLIPPNLHFKNPMKGIKCFEEGKVQVVTDPTPWEGGYAGINSFGFGGANAHVLLKSYAKEKVNNGAPSDNLPRLVVASGRTEEAMNTLLNYVESIPVDVEYIRLLHEVYAENITGHLFRGYTVVGSKISDKPPREIQEYSGLKRPVWFVFSGMGSQWPGMGEALMRFPIFAQAIKKCDAALRPHGVDIVDIITNKDRKTFDNILNSFVGIAAIQIGLVDLLTAVGIVPDNIIGHSVGELGCAYADGCFTAEQMILSAYSRGLASIETKMIRGSMAAIGLGYEDIKDMCPPDIEVACHNGPDSSTISGPAESMKEFVAKLQANKIFAKEVPCSNIAYHSRYIAEAGPKLLAYLRKVIPEARPRSSKWLSTSVPRNQWSSPAAKYSSAEYHTNNLLNSVLFAETATMIPADAITIEIAPHGLLQAILKRSLDPNVTNVPLTQRGHKDNAEFFLQALGKVYNCGLQPQLANIYPHVEFPVSRGTPMISPHIRWEHSEDWFVPVYSQRQRITTSERTVEIALKDENYEYMMHHIIDGRNLVPATGYLILVWETISLLEGKLYDEVPVMFENIKFERATTIPANGSVQLTIMVQKGSGKFEISEGSSTVVSGTIRKLTNPSQEKIAPLFLTEIDDEEALTEKDIYKELKLRGYDYTGLFRALKSASIKGTRGRIAWMKNWAAFMDNMLQIKLLGIDTRALYVPTAIQKLVIDVKLHNDKIRCFTDDTNEFSVQVYNDYDAVISGGIEIRGLKASAIQRRKLMAVPVLEEYKFVPNRDKAQTSLEEMIVLSTHLALDSNIIPNAKIMELVNHDDDILDEEVLAPVFVKVLGDLPMFRLNMVLAAESKRCEKISLPENVTIIEPNKLPEDGSIFMAAAYNIFSKKRHDILEQLLLAITDYGFILIRETMINNNAYLYLQRCGLNIVLEKSLNDETLLLLKKQEKPPQRTEVVYVNNNEFSWLGKVKETLKNYEERENNETVRLVLVGEGDLENGALGLIKCLRREPNGEIAKAVIIQDKNAPKFSLNDPFYAKQLDIDIAINILRPGKIWGTYRHVPYPPLNSIPVFHGYANLKVRGDLSSIRWMQGAIQPGDKNLVKVVYSSLNFRDVMLATGKLMPEAITKDRLMRDCLIGFEFSGIDSNGRRVMGFVDSRAITNLVTAGNFNLWPVPDEWSLEDAATVPSAYFTVFYAFFHFGKLRKGEKVLIHSGSGAVGQAAINIALAEGCEVFTTVGTPEKRKFIRETFPSIDDDHIGNSRDTSFEQMVMKQTNGKGVDIVLNSLSEDKLLASVRCLCYRGRFLEIGKFDLASNNPLGMEIFLKEISFHGIMLDSMINGVIPKLQEELHHFVNSYLHSKAVKPLIRKCFEKHQVEDAFRYMAAGKHIGKILIKVGDEKEPLNTPISAYPRFNASPNKSYVIVGGLGGLGLEVADWLVIRGAMNLVIVSRGGIKNGYQRMRTETWKSYGVKVLIISGVDLSKTNDCEFTLRSAEKQAPVDGIFNLAAILKDCLIVNQTEKNFEESMKPKAGITKKLDEVSRKICPKLRHFVVFSSLSCGRGMNGQTNYGMGNSVSERICEKRVEEGLPGMAIEWGVIGEVGLAAEMWENKQELIIGGTLQQKVSSCLEELDKFLSQSRPIVASMVVAEKRPSASEASNVLEAVMNIMSIKDLKTVSQSTSLAELGMDSMMAVEIKQTLERDFEVFLTAQDIRVLNIAKLVEMSAKDTKKQKKQVTKSVVKTEHLSGMRLLMKTLNVSTLNTEPCIELPIKCGEKKNEIFLIPGIEGSASIFYPLIPFLKFPATVLQLKIYDTDQSVEEMAERLLPHVLERSKGRRDFVIVGYSYGSIIAIELVRRLEAHGLVGHLILIDGSPDYMRAIKETHFEASTHEELQDKFLVDILNVCKSTTIAEFKLELNNCTTWYEKLEKMVQHTPPEVLKVYTSENQKTFSTFLFNRLCVIDKYNPTSLPPLRTPITLLKPTLQAVQLDDFSYGCSKLTYGKVNVYVVEGNHISMLDNSKVTAAINGEPLDDNETFKNTLNLVSSDMNLEGKGANFMGLT